One Streptomyces sp. RPA4-2 genomic window carries:
- a CDS encoding RelA/SpoT family protein yields MPDEAQPLTAAKPEPAPGGTDTPAKSAAPGPVEHAQSAPDDKAAEQPRPKPAPAERVASTPAVRSAPSQPARTGGSSNRVRARLARLGVQRSNPYNPVLEPLLRTVRSNDPKIETATLRQVEKAYQVAERWHRGQKRKSGDPYITHPLAVTTILAELGMDPATLMAGLLHDTVEDTEYGLDTLKRDFGDQVALLVDGVTKLDKVKFGEAAQAETVRKMVVAMAKDPRVLVIKLADRLHNMRTMRYLKREKQEKKARETLEIYAPLAHRLGMNTIKWELEDLAFAILYPKMYDEIVRLVAERAPKRDEYLAIVTDEVQSDLRAARIKATVTGRPKHYYSVYQKMIVRGRDFAEIYDLVGIRVLVDTVRDCYAALGTVHARWNPVPGRFKDYIAMPKFNMYQSLHTTVIGPNGKPVELQIRTFDMHRRAEYGIAAHWKYKQEPSAGASKVRTDAPKSVSKDKDAVNDMAWLRQLLDWQKETEDPSEFLESLRFDLSRNEVFVFTPKGDVIALPAGATPVDFAYAVHTEVGHRTIGARVNGRLVPLESTLDNGDLVEVFTSKAAGAGPSRDWLGFVKSPRARNKIRAWFSKERRDEAIEQGKDAIARAMRKQNLPIQRILTGDSLVTLAHEMRYPDISSLYAAIGEGHVAAQSVVQKLVQALGGEEAATEEIDESVPPARGRGRKRRSNADPGVVVKGVDDVWVKLARCCTPVPGDPIIGFVTRGSGVSVHRNDCVNVESLSREPERILDVEWAPTQSSVFLVAIQVEALDRSRLLSDVTRVLSDQHVNILSAAVQTSRDRVATSRFTFEMGDPKHLGHVLKAVRGVEGVYDVYRVTSARRP; encoded by the coding sequence TTGCCAGACGAGGCCCAGCCACTCACCGCCGCCAAGCCCGAGCCCGCCCCGGGCGGCACGGACACGCCCGCGAAGAGCGCCGCTCCCGGGCCGGTCGAGCACGCCCAGTCCGCGCCCGACGACAAGGCGGCCGAGCAGCCCCGCCCCAAGCCGGCCCCTGCCGAGCGCGTGGCGAGCACCCCGGCGGTCCGTTCGGCCCCGAGCCAGCCCGCGCGCACCGGTGGCTCCTCCAACCGCGTCCGCGCCCGCCTGGCCCGGCTCGGCGTGCAGCGCTCGAACCCGTACAACCCGGTCCTGGAGCCCCTGCTGCGGACAGTGCGCAGCAACGACCCCAAGATCGAGACGGCCACGCTCCGCCAGGTCGAGAAGGCCTACCAGGTCGCCGAGCGCTGGCACCGCGGCCAGAAGCGCAAGAGCGGCGACCCGTACATCACGCACCCGCTCGCCGTCACCACCATCCTGGCCGAGCTGGGCATGGACCCGGCCACCCTGATGGCGGGTCTGCTGCACGACACCGTCGAGGACACCGAGTACGGCCTGGACACCCTCAAGCGCGACTTCGGCGACCAGGTCGCCCTGCTCGTCGACGGCGTCACCAAGCTGGACAAGGTCAAGTTCGGTGAGGCCGCGCAGGCCGAGACCGTGCGCAAGATGGTCGTCGCCATGGCCAAGGACCCGCGCGTCCTGGTCATCAAGCTCGCCGACCGCCTGCACAACATGCGCACGATGCGCTACCTCAAGCGCGAGAAGCAGGAGAAGAAGGCGCGCGAGACCCTGGAGATCTACGCGCCGCTCGCCCACCGCCTGGGCATGAACACCATCAAGTGGGAGCTGGAGGACCTCGCCTTCGCGATCCTCTACCCCAAGATGTACGACGAGATCGTGCGCCTGGTCGCCGAGCGCGCCCCCAAGCGCGACGAATACCTCGCCATAGTGACCGACGAGGTCCAGTCCGACCTGCGCGCGGCCCGGATCAAGGCGACCGTCACCGGCCGCCCGAAGCACTACTACAGCGTCTACCAGAAGATGATCGTCCGCGGCCGTGACTTCGCGGAGATCTACGACCTGGTGGGCATCCGTGTCCTCGTGGACACCGTCAGGGACTGCTACGCGGCCCTCGGCACCGTGCACGCGCGATGGAACCCGGTACCCGGCCGGTTCAAGGACTACATCGCGATGCCCAAGTTCAACATGTACCAGTCGCTGCACACGACGGTCATCGGGCCCAACGGCAAGCCGGTCGAACTCCAGATCCGTACGTTCGACATGCACCGCCGTGCCGAGTACGGCATCGCCGCGCACTGGAAGTACAAGCAGGAGCCCTCCGCCGGCGCCTCCAAGGTCCGCACCGACGCCCCGAAGAGCGTCAGCAAGGACAAGGACGCTGTCAACGACATGGCGTGGCTGCGCCAGTTGCTCGACTGGCAGAAGGAGACCGAGGACCCCAGCGAGTTCCTGGAGTCGCTGCGCTTCGACCTGTCCCGCAACGAGGTATTCGTCTTCACGCCCAAGGGTGACGTCATAGCGCTCCCGGCGGGCGCGACCCCCGTGGACTTCGCGTACGCGGTCCACACGGAGGTCGGCCACCGCACGATAGGCGCCCGGGTCAACGGACGCCTCGTCCCCCTCGAATCGACCCTGGACAACGGCGACCTGGTGGAGGTCTTCACCTCCAAGGCGGCCGGCGCCGGACCCTCCCGCGACTGGCTCGGCTTCGTCAAGTCCCCGCGCGCCCGCAACAAGATCCGCGCCTGGTTCTCCAAGGAGCGCCGCGACGAGGCGATCGAGCAGGGCAAGGACGCCATCGCCCGCGCGATGCGCAAGCAGAACCTGCCGATCCAGCGCATCCTGACCGGCGACTCCCTGGTGACGCTCGCGCACGAGATGCGCTACCCCGACATCTCCTCGCTGTACGCGGCCATCGGCGAGGGCCATGTCGCCGCGCAGAGCGTCGTGCAGAAGCTGGTGCAGGCCCTCGGTGGCGAGGAGGCGGCCACCGAGGAGATCGACGAGAGCGTCCCGCCCGCCCGCGGCCGCGGCCGCAAGCGGCGCTCCAACGCCGACCCGGGTGTGGTCGTCAAGGGCGTCGACGACGTGTGGGTCAAGCTCGCGCGCTGCTGCACCCCGGTTCCCGGCGACCCCATCATCGGCTTCGTCACCCGGGGCAGCGGTGTCTCGGTCCACCGCAACGACTGCGTCAACGTGGAGTCCCTGTCGCGCGAGCCCGAGCGCATCCTCGACGTGGAGTGGGCGCCCACCCAGTCCTCGGTCTTCCTGGTCGCCATCCAGGTGGAGGCCCTGGACCGCTCCCGGCTGCTCTCCGACGTGACCCGCGTCCTGTCCGACCAGCACGTCAACATCCTGTCCGCGGCCGTCCAGACCTCCCGCGACCGGGTGGCGACCTCGCGCTTCACCTTCGAGATGGGCGACCCCAAGCACCTGGGGCACGTCCTGAAGGCGGTACGGGGCGTGGAGGGCGTGTACGACGTGTACCGGGTGACATCGGCACGCAGGCCCTAG
- a CDS encoding adenine phosphoribosyltransferase translates to MTELTDVSTLLLSRIRDVADYPEPGVVFKDITPLLADPVAFEALTGAFAEIAVRTGATKIVGLEARGFILGAPVAVRAGLGFIPVRKAGKLPGATLSQTYDLEYGSAEIEVHAEDLDAGDRILVVDDVLATGGTAEASLQLVRRAGAEVAGVAVLMELGFLGGRGRLEPALAGAPLEALLQI, encoded by the coding sequence ATGACCGAGCTGACGGACGTCTCCACGCTGCTGCTCAGCCGTATCCGCGACGTGGCCGACTATCCGGAGCCGGGCGTGGTGTTCAAGGACATCACGCCGCTGCTGGCCGACCCGGTCGCCTTCGAGGCGCTCACCGGCGCGTTCGCGGAGATCGCCGTCCGCACCGGGGCGACGAAGATCGTCGGCCTGGAGGCCCGCGGCTTCATCCTCGGTGCCCCGGTCGCCGTCCGCGCCGGGCTCGGCTTCATCCCCGTACGCAAGGCGGGCAAGCTCCCCGGAGCGACCCTGTCGCAGACGTACGACCTGGAGTACGGCTCCGCCGAGATCGAGGTGCACGCCGAGGACCTGGACGCGGGCGACCGCATCCTGGTCGTCGACGACGTCCTCGCCACCGGCGGCACCGCCGAGGCCTCGCTCCAGCTCGTCCGCAGGGCGGGCGCCGAGGTCGCGGGCGTCGCCGTGCTGATGGAGCTCGGCTTCCTCGGCGGCCGAGGCCGCCTGGAGCCCGCTCTCGCGGGCGCTCCGCTGGAGGCACTCCTCCAGATCTGA
- the secF gene encoding protein translocase subunit SecF produces the protein MSKLGTLGARLHRGEIGYDFVGKRKIWYAISILITITAILGLTVRGLNMGIEFQGGAVFTTPKHMTSSVNQAETYAQDASGHDAIVQKLGDGSLRIQIAGIDTDKSDQIKDQLSKDLKVDSEQINADLVGPSWGDQIANKAWEGLAIFMVLVVIYLAIAFEWRMAIAALVALIHDITITVGIYALVGFEVTPGTVIGLLTILGYSLYDTVVVFDSLKEQTKDITKQTRYTYSEVADRSINGTLVRSINTTVVALLPVAGLLFIGGGVLGAGMLNDISLSLFVGLAAGAYSSIFIATPLVADLKEREPQMKALRKRVLAKRAQAAAKGEPLDEPASAVPFDDDDEPEDATPAVVGPRNQPASRNRGRGRPSGKRR, from the coding sequence ATGTCGAAACTCGGCACCCTCGGCGCCCGGCTCCACCGCGGTGAGATCGGCTACGACTTCGTCGGCAAGCGCAAGATCTGGTACGCCATCTCGATCCTGATCACCATCACGGCCATCCTCGGTCTGACGGTGCGCGGCCTGAACATGGGCATCGAGTTCCAGGGCGGAGCCGTCTTCACGACGCCGAAGCACATGACGTCCTCGGTGAACCAGGCCGAGACGTACGCGCAGGACGCCTCCGGTCACGACGCCATCGTCCAGAAGCTGGGCGACGGCAGCCTGCGCATCCAGATCGCGGGCATCGACACCGACAAGTCGGACCAGATCAAGGACCAGCTCTCCAAGGACCTGAAGGTCGACTCGGAGCAGATCAACGCCGACCTGGTCGGTCCCAGCTGGGGTGACCAGATCGCCAACAAGGCCTGGGAGGGCCTGGCGATCTTCATGGTCCTCGTGGTGATCTACCTGGCCATCGCGTTCGAGTGGCGCATGGCCATCGCCGCGCTGGTCGCCCTGATCCACGACATCACCATCACGGTCGGCATCTACGCCCTGGTCGGCTTCGAGGTCACCCCGGGCACCGTGATCGGTCTGCTGACGATCCTCGGTTACTCGCTCTACGACACGGTGGTCGTCTTCGACAGCCTCAAGGAGCAGACGAAGGACATCACCAAGCAGACCCGGTACACGTACAGCGAGGTCGCCGACCGCTCGATCAACGGCACCCTGGTCCGTTCGATCAACACCACGGTGGTCGCGCTGCTGCCCGTCGCCGGCCTGCTCTTCATCGGTGGCGGCGTGCTCGGCGCGGGCATGCTCAACGACATCTCGCTCTCGCTGTTCGTCGGCCTCGCCGCCGGCGCGTACTCCTCGATCTTCATCGCCACGCCGCTCGTCGCCGACCTCAAGGAGCGCGAGCCGCAGATGAAGGCGCTCAGGAAGCGCGTCCTCGCCAAGCGCGCCCAGGCGGCCGCGAAGGGCGAACCCCTGGACGAGCCGGCCTCGGCCGTCCCGTTCGACGACGATGACGAGCCGGAGGACGCCACACCGGCGGTCGTCGGCCCGCGCAATCAGCCCGCGTCCCGCAACCGGGGCCGCGGCCGACCTTCGGGGAAGCGCCGATGA
- the secD gene encoding protein translocase subunit SecD encodes MAAPKKGRSASAQSRPGRSLALILIAIVALTGGMFLSGHSTPRLGIDLAGGTSITLEAKNEPGQPNAINKTNMNTAVDIMNRRVNGLGVSEAEVQTQGDRNIIVNIPKGTNSKQAREQVGTTAKLYFRPVLATEVAGNAATASPSPSASSSDSSKDKATGKATDKATSSSSATPSATATSQGRAVTDALKADSTPSASASAKSSASTAATPSPSGSVDPATAKLQAQYAALDCTDKAVRATAGDGVKPTDPTVACGKNSSGQWQKYVLGAAEVSGTDIKSAAAVFDTQSAAGWKVTMDFTSGGSKKFADITGKLAKNQSPQNQFAIVLDGEVVSDPYVSQALTGGNAEISGSFTQTEAQDLANMLKYGALPLTFKEASVNTVTAALGGEQLHAGLIAGAIGLGLVIIYLVVYYRGLSVIAIASLMVSAILTYVIMALLGPAIGFALNLPAVCGAIVAIGITADSFIVFFERIRDEIREGRSLRPAVERAWPRARRTILVSDFVSFLAAAVLFIVTVGKVQGFAFTLGLTTLLDVVVVFLFTKPLMTLLARKKFFASGHSWSGLDPKRLGAQPPLRRTRRASAPVDTKEA; translated from the coding sequence GTGGCAGCACCGAAGAAGGGCCGGAGCGCGAGTGCCCAGAGCAGGCCGGGGCGCTCGCTTGCCCTCATCCTGATCGCCATCGTGGCGCTCACCGGGGGGATGTTCCTCTCCGGGCATTCCACCCCGCGTCTCGGCATCGACCTCGCCGGCGGCACCAGCATCACGCTGGAGGCGAAGAACGAGCCGGGCCAGCCGAACGCGATCAACAAGACCAACATGAACACCGCGGTCGACATCATGAACCGCCGTGTCAATGGTCTTGGTGTCTCCGAGGCAGAGGTCCAGACCCAGGGCGATCGCAACATCATCGTCAACATCCCCAAGGGCACGAACTCCAAGCAGGCCCGGGAGCAGGTCGGCACCACCGCCAAGCTCTACTTCCGCCCGGTGCTGGCCACCGAGGTCGCCGGGAACGCCGCGACGGCCAGTCCCTCGCCGAGCGCCTCCAGCAGCGACTCCTCGAAGGACAAGGCGACCGGCAAGGCGACCGACAAGGCGACGTCGTCGAGCTCCGCGACTCCGTCGGCCACGGCCACCTCCCAGGGCCGTGCGGTCACCGACGCTCTGAAGGCCGACAGCACGCCGTCCGCGAGCGCCTCGGCGAAGTCGTCGGCCTCCACCGCCGCCACGCCGTCGCCGAGCGGCAGCGTCGACCCCGCGACCGCCAAGCTCCAGGCCCAGTACGCCGCGCTCGACTGCACCGACAAGGCGGTCCGTGCCACGGCCGGTGACGGCGTCAAGCCCACCGACCCCACGGTCGCCTGCGGCAAGAACTCCTCGGGCCAGTGGCAGAAGTACGTGCTCGGCGCCGCCGAGGTCTCCGGCACGGACATCAAGAGCGCCGCGGCCGTCTTCGACACCCAGAGCGCCGCGGGCTGGAAGGTCACCATGGACTTCACGTCCGGTGGCTCCAAGAAGTTCGCCGACATCACCGGCAAGCTCGCGAAGAACCAGTCCCCGCAGAACCAGTTCGCCATCGTCCTCGACGGTGAGGTCGTCTCCGACCCGTACGTCAGCCAGGCGCTGACCGGCGGCAACGCGGAGATCTCCGGCAGCTTCACGCAGACCGAGGCGCAGGACCTGGCCAACATGCTGAAGTACGGCGCGCTGCCGCTCACCTTCAAGGAGGCGAGCGTCAACACCGTGACGGCCGCCCTCGGCGGCGAGCAGCTGCACGCCGGTCTGATCGCGGGCGCGATCGGCCTGGGCCTGGTCATCATCTACCTGGTGGTCTACTACCGGGGCCTGTCGGTCATCGCCATCGCCTCCCTGATGGTCTCCGCCATCCTCACGTACGTGATCATGGCGTTGCTCGGCCCCGCCATCGGGTTCGCGCTGAACCTGCCGGCGGTCTGTGGCGCGATCGTCGCCATCGGCATCACGGCGGACTCGTTCATCGTGTTCTTCGAACGCATCCGGGACGAGATCCGCGAGGGCCGCAGCCTGCGCCCGGCCGTCGAGCGTGCCTGGCCGCGCGCCCGGCGCACCATCCTGGTCTCCGACTTCGTGTCGTTCCTCGCCGCCGCGGTGCTCTTCATCGTCACCGTCGGCAAGGTCCAGGGCTTCGCGTTCACCCTCGGTCTGACCACCCTGCTCGACGTGGTCGTCGTCTTCCTCTTCACCAAGCCGCTGATGACGCTCCTCGCCCGCAAGAAGTTCTTCGCGAGCGGCCACAGCTGGTCCGGACTCGACCCGAAGCGACTGGGCGCCCAGCCGCCGCTGCGCCGCACCCGTCGCGCGTCCGCCCCCGTCGACACGAAGGAGGCGTGA
- the yajC gene encoding preprotein translocase subunit YajC — MSLVTLLPFIVLIGAMFLMTRSAKKKQQQAASMRNDMQPGSGVRTIGGMYATVKEVNEDSVLLDAGPGVDLLFAKNSIGAVLTDDEYNRIVHGIEHDLEADGPVVPDDASSLTETDEPAADASSDASDDKPIDLGKKDAADEPADAKAAEGDEAEPKKTDGESGAK; from the coding sequence GTGAGTCTCGTGACCCTCCTCCCGTTCATCGTGCTCATCGGGGCCATGTTCCTGATGACCCGGTCTGCCAAGAAGAAGCAGCAGCAGGCTGCTTCCATGCGCAACGACATGCAGCCCGGCTCCGGCGTGCGCACGATCGGTGGCATGTACGCCACCGTCAAGGAGGTCAACGAGGACTCGGTCCTTCTTGACGCGGGTCCCGGCGTGGACCTGCTCTTCGCGAAGAACTCGATCGGCGCCGTCCTCACCGACGACGAGTACAACCGCATCGTGCACGGCATCGAGCACGACCTCGAGGCCGACGGCCCGGTTGTCCCGGACGACGCCTCCTCCCTCACCGAGACCGACGAGCCCGCCGCCGACGCCTCTTCCGACGCCTCCGACGACAAGCCCATCGACCTCGGCAAGAAGGACGCCGCGGACGAGCCCGCCGACGCGAAGGCGGCCGAGGGCGACGAAGCAGAGCCGAAGAAGACCGACGGCGAGTCCGGCGCGAAGTAG
- the ruvB gene encoding Holliday junction branch migration DNA helicase RuvB — protein sequence MNWDDTTDETAADRLVGASADREDQAVEAALRPKDLDEFIGQEKVREQLDLVLRAARARGATADHVLLSGAPGLGKTTLSMIIAAEMGAPIRITSGPAIQHAGDLAAILSSLQEGEVLFLDEIHRMSRPAEEMLYMAMEDFRVDVIVGKGPGATAIPLELPPFTLVGATTRAGLLPPPLRDRFGFTAHMEFYEPAELQRVIHRSANLLDVEIGTEGAAEIAGRSRGTPRIANRLLRRVRDYAQVKADGIITREIAAAALKVYEVDARGLDRLDRGVLEALLKLFGGGPVGLSTLAVAVGEERETVEEVAEPFLVREGLLARTPRGRVATPAAWAHLGLTPPQRAMGGNGQGDLFGA from the coding sequence ATGAACTGGGACGACACGACCGACGAGACCGCCGCCGACCGGCTCGTCGGCGCGTCCGCCGACCGTGAGGACCAGGCCGTCGAGGCGGCCCTGCGCCCCAAGGACCTGGACGAGTTCATCGGCCAGGAGAAGGTCCGCGAGCAGCTCGACCTCGTGCTGCGCGCCGCCCGCGCCCGCGGCGCCACCGCCGACCACGTGCTGCTCTCCGGCGCCCCCGGTCTGGGCAAGACCACTCTCTCGATGATCATCGCGGCCGAGATGGGCGCCCCCATCCGCATCACCAGCGGCCCCGCCATCCAGCACGCAGGCGACCTCGCCGCGATCCTCTCCTCGCTCCAGGAGGGCGAGGTGCTCTTCCTGGACGAGATCCACCGCATGTCCCGGCCCGCCGAAGAGATGCTCTACATGGCGATGGAGGACTTCCGGGTCGACGTGATCGTCGGCAAGGGCCCGGGAGCCACCGCGATCCCCCTGGAGCTGCCGCCCTTCACCCTGGTCGGCGCCACCACCCGGGCAGGACTGCTGCCGCCCCCGCTGCGCGACCGCTTCGGCTTCACCGCACACATGGAGTTCTACGAGCCCGCCGAGCTGCAGCGCGTCATCCACCGCTCCGCGAACCTCCTCGACGTCGAGATCGGCACCGAGGGCGCCGCCGAGATCGCCGGCCGCTCCCGCGGCACCCCCCGTATCGCCAACCGTCTGCTGCGCCGGGTCCGGGACTACGCGCAGGTCAAGGCCGACGGCATCATCACCCGCGAGATCGCCGCCGCGGCGCTGAAGGTCTACGAGGTCGACGCCCGCGGCCTCGACCGCCTCGACCGAGGTGTCCTGGAAGCCCTGCTCAAGCTCTTCGGCGGCGGCCCGGTGGGGCTGTCCACGCTCGCGGTCGCCGTGGGGGAGGAGCGGGAGACCGTGGAGGAGGTCGCCGAGCCCTTCCTGGTGCGCGAGGGACTGCTCGCCCGTACGCCCCGTGGTCGCGTCGCGACTCCGGCGGCATGGGCACATCTCGGTCTCACCCCGCCCCAGCGGGCCATGGGGGGAAACGGACAAGGGGACCTGTTCGGGGCGTGA
- the ruvA gene encoding Holliday junction branch migration protein RuvA, which produces MIAFVSGPVAALAPDSAVVEVGGIGISVQCTPGTLAALRMGQPARLATSLVVREDSLTLYGFADDDERGTFVLLQTASGVGPRLAQAMLAVHTPDALRRAIATGDEKALTAVPGIGKRGAQKLLLELKDRLGEPLGTGTGIGTPVSTGWREQLHAALIGLGYATREADEAVSAVAPQAEAEEGAPQVGRLLKAALQTLNRAR; this is translated from the coding sequence ATGATCGCCTTCGTCAGCGGCCCGGTCGCCGCTCTCGCCCCCGACTCAGCGGTGGTGGAGGTCGGCGGCATCGGAATCTCCGTCCAGTGCACGCCGGGCACCCTCGCCGCGCTCCGCATGGGACAGCCGGCCAGGCTCGCCACCTCCCTGGTCGTCCGCGAGGACTCCTTGACCCTGTACGGCTTCGCGGACGACGACGAGCGCGGGACCTTCGTGCTGCTGCAGACCGCGAGCGGTGTCGGCCCGCGCCTCGCCCAGGCCATGCTCGCCGTGCACACCCCAGACGCCCTGCGCCGGGCGATCGCCACGGGTGACGAGAAGGCCCTCACGGCCGTACCCGGCATCGGCAAGCGGGGAGCCCAGAAACTCCTGCTGGAGCTCAAGGACCGGCTCGGCGAGCCGCTCGGCACGGGCACCGGGATCGGCACCCCGGTCAGCACCGGCTGGCGCGAGCAGCTGCACGCCGCGCTGATCGGCCTCGGGTACGCCACCAGGGAGGCCGACGAGGCGGTCTCCGCGGTCGCCCCGCAAGCCGAGGCAGAGGAGGGGGCACCCCAGGTGGGCCGGCTCCTGAAGGCCGCCCTGCAGACTCTCAACCGCGCCCGCTGA
- the ruvC gene encoding crossover junction endodeoxyribonuclease RuvC encodes MRVLGVDPGLTRCGVGVVEGVAGRPLTMRGVGVVRTPADAELGLRLVAVEQGIERWLDEYAPEYVAVERVFSQHNVRTVMGTAQASAVAMLCAARRGIPVALHTPSEVKAAVTGSGRADKAQVGAMVTRLLRLDAPPKPADAADALALAICHIWRAPAQNRLQQAVAQNRLQQAAALHAAQAASQAAPHHASKGRTA; translated from the coding sequence GTGCGGGTACTGGGTGTCGACCCCGGGCTGACCCGATGCGGTGTCGGCGTGGTCGAGGGAGTCGCGGGCCGGCCCCTGACCATGCGCGGGGTCGGTGTCGTACGCACCCCGGCGGACGCCGAGTTGGGCCTGCGCCTCGTCGCCGTCGAGCAGGGCATCGAGCGGTGGCTCGACGAGTACGCGCCCGAATACGTCGCGGTGGAGCGGGTGTTCAGCCAGCACAACGTCCGCACGGTGATGGGCACCGCCCAGGCCAGCGCCGTCGCCATGCTCTGTGCCGCCCGTCGCGGCATCCCCGTCGCCCTGCACACCCCGAGCGAGGTCAAGGCCGCCGTCACCGGCAGCGGACGCGCGGACAAGGCCCAGGTCGGCGCGATGGTCACCCGGCTGCTCAGGCTGGACGCGCCGCCCAAACCCGCCGACGCCGCCGACGCCCTCGCGCTGGCGATCTGTCACATCTGGCGCGCACCCGCCCAGAACCGGCTCCAGCAGGCCGTCGCGCAGAACCGACTCCAACAGGCGGCCGCCCTGCACGCGGCGCAAGCGGCGTCGCAGGCCGCACCGCACCACGCATCGAAAGGCCGTACCGCATGA
- a CDS encoding YebC/PmpR family DNA-binding transcriptional regulator, translating to MSGHSKWATTKHKKAVIDAKRGKLFAKMIKNIEVAARTGGADVSGNPTLFDAIQKAKKSSVPNKNIDSAVKRGAGLEAGGADYETIMYEGYGPNGVAVLIECLTDNRNRAASDVRVAMTRNGGNMADPGSVSYLFNRKGVVIVPKGELTEDDVLGAVLDAGAEEVNDLGESYEVISEATDLVAVRTALQDAGIDYDSADANFVPTMQVELDEEGARKIFKLIDALEDSDDVQNVFANFDVSDEVMEKVDA from the coding sequence ATGTCCGGCCACTCTAAATGGGCTACGACGAAGCACAAGAAGGCCGTGATCGACGCCAAGCGCGGCAAGCTCTTCGCGAAGATGATCAAGAACATCGAGGTGGCGGCCCGCACGGGCGGCGCCGACGTGTCCGGCAACCCGACGCTCTTCGACGCCATCCAGAAGGCCAAGAAGAGCTCGGTCCCGAACAAGAACATCGACTCGGCGGTCAAGCGCGGCGCCGGCCTCGAAGCCGGTGGCGCCGACTACGAGACGATCATGTACGAGGGTTACGGCCCGAACGGCGTCGCGGTGCTCATCGAGTGCCTCACCGACAACCGTAACCGCGCCGCCTCGGACGTCCGCGTCGCCATGACCCGCAACGGCGGCAACATGGCCGACCCGGGTTCGGTCTCGTACCTCTTCAACCGCAAGGGCGTCGTCATCGTTCCCAAGGGTGAGCTGACCGAGGACGACGTCCTGGGTGCCGTGCTCGACGCGGGCGCCGAGGAGGTCAACGACCTCGGTGAGTCCTACGAGGTCATCTCCGAGGCGACCGACCTGGTCGCCGTGCGCACCGCGCTGCAGGACGCCGGGATCGACTACGACTCCGCCGACGCCAACTTCGTCCCGACCATGCAGGTCGAGCTCGACGAGGAGGGCGCCCGGAAGATCTTCAAGCTGATCGACGCGCTCGAGGACAGCGACGACGTGCAGAACGTCTTCGCCAACTTCGACGTCAGCGACGAGGTCATGGAGAAGGTCGACGCCTGA
- the pdxT gene encoding pyridoxal 5'-phosphate synthase glutaminase subunit PdxT: MSTPVIGVLALQGDVREHLIALAAADAVARAVRRPEELAEVDGLVIPGGESTTISKLAHLFGMMEPLRARVREGMPVYGTCAGMIMLADKILDPRSGQETIGGIDMIVRRNAFGRQNESFEAAVAVEGVEGDPVEGVFIRAPWVESVGAEAEVLATHEGHIVAVRQGNALATSFHPELTGDHRVHGLFVDMVRANRTPGS; the protein is encoded by the coding sequence ATGAGCACCCCCGTCATAGGCGTCCTGGCCCTCCAGGGTGACGTACGGGAGCACCTCATCGCCCTGGCCGCGGCGGACGCCGTGGCCAGGGCGGTACGGCGCCCCGAGGAACTCGCCGAGGTGGATGGCCTGGTCATCCCCGGCGGTGAGTCCACCACCATCTCCAAACTGGCCCACCTCTTCGGCATGATGGAGCCCCTCCGCGCGCGCGTGCGTGAAGGGATGCCCGTGTACGGCACCTGCGCCGGCATGATCATGCTCGCCGACAAGATCCTCGACCCGCGCTCGGGGCAGGAGACGATCGGCGGCATCGACATGATCGTGCGCCGCAACGCCTTCGGACGCCAGAACGAGTCCTTCGAAGCGGCGGTCGCCGTCGAGGGCGTCGAGGGCGATCCCGTGGAGGGCGTCTTCATCCGCGCGCCCTGGGTCGAGTCCGTGGGGGCGGAGGCCGAAGTGCTGGCCACCCACGAGGGCCACATCGTCGCCGTGCGCCAGGGCAACGCGCTCGCCACCTCGTTCCACCCCGAACTGACCGGAGACCACCGCGTGCACGGCCTGTTCGTCGACATGGTGCGCGCGAACCGGACACCCGGCTCCTAG